The DNA window TTACATAACATGCCAGATTGTCCTCATGCTCTGCAAGAAAGAACAAGAGcatattattttgtgttgaaATTTAATAGTTGATACTATATGTCTAGCATAAAAATTAGGCTACATAAACTCTCAAAGATGCAGGTTAATATTGGGCAATTCCTACAGTGAAGCCCAGTAACCACTGCAGCTATGTTCCATGACATATCCAGCATTCATAAATCAGGATGtatcatttgaaaataatatgaaaatgatGAACTGGTGAGGTACATTATTGTTTCCACAGCAGAATCTCATTAATCAATCAGTAATCAAATCACTGCTCATTTAGATGTTGTTGAAGGGTTTCATAAATCACATGCACATGGGGACAGATTTGCATGTCTCCTCCGGTGTTTAAATCTGTGCTAGTTTCTAAGAGGGTTTGATGAATTATGGCCATTAGGTGCAAATGTGTTAAATTGTATCTCCTCAAAATCAActttgaagtgttttcttttggGCTTTGTTGCCTTTAATTAGacagtgaaatgtgaaaagagacagaaaggaagagcGAGGTGGTGTTGACATGTAACAAAGGTTCTGCGCCAGATTTGAATTTGTGCTTTAGACCACTGAGCCACCAGAACATCACATCTTAAAGCTCTTTAAATATAAGCTCTTACCTGTGTCTGTTGATGTTTTGCTGCCTCCAGAGCCAAAGTCAACTAGAGAAGAGGAGATACAAGGACAGGTTATGGACACTGAATAGTATTGTAAGAAGTGTACTCATTTTTGTGTCTGACTTACCTGTGTCAGTCGAGGAGCCGAGGCCTGGCTCGCTATGTGACCTCACAAGACGTAGGAGACCTTCACAATCCCTTCTTACACCTTCTCCATCCTTCTCACTCTTCCCTGCCCTTCGTCGAAGGTACAACGGTTGGCCCAGGAGAGTTGGCCCATTACCCTGACCACCACTCTGCTCGCAGGCAGCTGAGAAGGGTGAagtgggaggagcagaggaggttGGGGCAGCTGCTTGGCGTGAGGGTGTGGAGGGGTGAACTCGAATCTCTGTGATGGAGGATTGCTGTTGAGAGGTGGAACCCCCTATTGCTTCCAGCTGGGAACAGCTACTAGCTAGCATGGCCTGGTGACGCAATACTGGAGACCTGCAGGACAAAACAGGAGAGcacaaaataatatttctgtgtgtggcTGTGCTGGTTACAGGCTTCATTTTGGATTTTAACctgcattaaaatgaatttatatCCCAATAATTCTGCACTATGATGAGTAAAAACATGCATTTCTCTAACTGTACCGATATTACTGCATAACACCATCAGCTATAGAGCCCTTACATTATTAaattgtgtctgtatgtgtgtgtttgtcctcacCTGTATGTGTTAGTCGCTGTGCTGGGTGAAGAGCAGGAGTTGGACCTCCCTCCTCTGAGGAAGCGCCTGGCTCTCGGCCCTCCTGCCAGAGGACTCTCTGGTGTCTGAGACGGGGGACCACGAAAGCTGATGTACTCCCCACCGTCTCCTCCGTCTCCCCCCTCACCAATGGTCCTGTTGCCCCTCTCCCCCTGGTTCCTCAGCCCAACCTCCAACAGACAGGAGTCCTCAGAGGGGGAGGAATCATCAGGGATGTCCACAATCTCTGACATCAACAGAGATCCGCTGTCCATGGACACTAATAAAAAAATGGTAATTCTTTATTATGAAGGGAGAAATTTAGCTTTTAGTTACTTATAGCACAGTTTGAAAGATTAagcatttctatatttattttacttcattttgTGCCTCCTTAAAATACTTAAAGTAATAACTGACTTATcatgaaaaaagtatttttgctATGCTATGTTTCATGATTTTCAATACTTTAATATACACTCTCTTATTTTGATCCAGTGTCCAAAACCATCTCCAAATCCCCAAATTTCCTTTCTGCacattgttgacattttaaaactcaACATCATTGACAGCTGAGGTAGTAAATTTGCAGACACTATTGGGAGTTCACATTAAATTTCACATGTTAAATTAGGTCTGGaactaacaattactttcattatcaataaatatatgaattatTTTGTAGATTTTACAATTGTTCCATAACAATGGATCTCAGAGGCCAAGCAGATGTCAACGAAAACcagcaaatcaaatcaaatcaatcaaattcacatttgagaaccagCGAATGTTTGGAATTGTTGCTTGATAAATCAGTTGTGACATGTTTTTGGAATaattttcagtcagtcagtcagatgaATCATTAAATGTCACATTCTCCCAAATCATTCAGATTAccattggcttttttttttttacttaatcaTAATGCCATGTCTCCCTTCAACAAGTACAAATGAATCTGTAACAACTTGTGATGGTTTCTCACCTTCTCCACTGAAGGCAGTAGAAGTTCCTCTCTCTCCAGACAGCTCAGTGCCGTGGGGGTCATACACTGTTGCCTTGACATTCAAAATAGACAAGGATCAGCATAGGCAGTAGGTACATCacacataacaaacaaacacacacacacacacagatacatacacacacacatactcacttgGCTTGCAGCTCTTTGTCCCATCACAGCTTCATAAGGAGGGGGGCAGTCAGTGGGATAGAGAGGAACAGGACTCTCCATGGAGCCATTATAGGTGATGCTAgacattaatgcaaaaatatcaaacaaataaTTTCCTTGCACCCTCTGTTCAATGTCTGTATATTAATCGTGTGCATGctattacatactgtacacaagtGATGTTGATGTATAATAATACTGCCTGTGTGGTACCTCTGAGCATCTGTTTCAGAGCTGCAGGTGTACTCAGGAGGATAGTAGGGGGGCGGAGGGATGGGTGGGACAAACTCCTCAAAGTCAATGATGTTGGTCAGGAAGGCGTCTTGAGGAGTGGTGCATTCTGGGTTGACTGAACGAGAGCGATGTGGGGCCAGCTAGGCAGGGAGAATGTGAAACACATCAGGATCATACAACAGGTAGATGTAACGGGCTAAAacgtctttgtttttttgttttttcaaatgtaaaccCTGCAGCAGTGTAGTTTACTGCTGGGTATGTGTcatttgtgacaaaaaaaaaagccagtcTGGTGTAAAATGTGCTGCGTCTGCACTCACCAGGTGCACAAGGTCCAGAGAGAATATGTGGATACTGCAGGTCACAGTGGACAGAGTACAGATGATGGTGGAGAGAATGCTGAGACCACATGCACTGAACAAAAGGTCCTGCAGAGAAATATGCATTCAGAGAATCTAAATCTGACAACATAAAGGCATTTTATTGGTAGGAATATGTCACATTTATAGGATAGGTTCACAACAGAcaaagtctgtcttaaaacaatagtcaggtgtccatatgaacattgaaacaggtttttcttgctgtactcattcctcctgttcatgtTGGCCATTAAAATATCCCTAATGtgctttcaatgtaagtgatgggggacaaaatccagtcttcgttttgtgcaaaaattgatacaaaagtttattttaagttaatatgaggcttcagcagtctgaattaGTAAACTCAAGTAGGTATCTTCCAAGGTTGCAgtcttctctttgtgtttccctggaCAGTGTTTCCCCATTGAGCTGCAGTGGACAGACAGTAacttttaatggccagtataaACATGAGAAATGAttaacaaaagaaatgaaaaaaacgGTTTCAATtccatatgggcacctgactagtgttttaagacagacataattgtgaacctatcctttaatggtTAACTTGGGTGATAAAATTTGTATTTGGGTCTCCAGTATAGAGACACATCCTACCCACCTTCAGCTGATGTCTGACTGAGTGACAGTCCGCATTCAGGTAAAGGACCAGGGTCTCCTCCTCTGTGATGGAGCAGGAGTGAGTGGGcgcgcaacacacacacagaccattCTCCACCTACACACATTGCCATACACAGAGGATTGGTGTGAAGCACTG is part of the Siniperca chuatsi isolate FFG_IHB_CAS linkage group LG9, ASM2008510v1, whole genome shotgun sequence genome and encodes:
- the fam189b gene encoding protein FAM189B isoform X1 is translated as MPSPSDSSSVASGSRGWSDSRRGMSGRGPGGARLLLYLGLCHLGLGAMVLAFSFTSMAFTSSARVRQSCPFWAGFFVVASGIVGIISWRRPLTLVLCVPPQVSLFMLLSAVCVILSLAGSMLSCQNAQMVKSMLTCQVENGLCVCCAPTHSCSITEEETLVLYLNADCHSVRHQLKDLLFSACGLSILSTIICTLSTVTCSIHIFSLDLVHLLAPHRSRSVNPECTTPQDAFLTNIIDFEEFVPPIPPPPYYPPEYTCSSETDAQSITYNGSMESPVPLYPTDCPPPYEAVMGQRAASQATVYDPHGTELSGERGTSTAFSGEVSMDSGSLLMSEIVDIPDDSSPSEDSCLLEVGLRNQGERGNRTIGEGGDGGDGGEYISFRGPPSQTPESPLAGGPRARRFLRGGRSNSCSSPSTATNTYRSPVLRHQAMLASSCSQLEAIGGSTSQQQSSITEIRVHPSTPSRQAAAPTSSAPPTSPFSAACEQSGGQGNGPTLLGQPLYLRRRAGKSEKDGEGVRRDCEGLLRLVRSHSEPGLGSSTDTVDFGSGGSKTSTDTGPSSEACLLPRTSLPPAAALPRKGSMKSAATGVQVPSKPPPTSPLRLPKDCHRSLGDLKVTRGLVARFLQRSKRNLSPPSEHAGSTGQGPKRRSGAEGAATNYLPLEQVLLTPWNTSRGHPNHHSHHPHRRGHHHSHSDSRHNRHHSSRVPEGIHLRSCGDLSSSSSVSLRRLVTPHAPHGSSGALYSESAL
- the fam189b gene encoding protein FAM189B isoform X2, whose product is MPSPSDSSSVASGSRGWSDSRRGMSGRGPGGARLLLYLGLCHLGLGAMVLAFSFTSMAFTSSARVRQSCPFWAGFFVVASGIVGIISWRRPLTLVVSLFMLLSAVCVILSLAGSMLSCQNAQMVKSMLTCQVENGLCVCCAPTHSCSITEEETLVLYLNADCHSVRHQLKDLLFSACGLSILSTIICTLSTVTCSIHIFSLDLVHLLAPHRSRSVNPECTTPQDAFLTNIIDFEEFVPPIPPPPYYPPEYTCSSETDAQSITYNGSMESPVPLYPTDCPPPYEAVMGQRAASQATVYDPHGTELSGERGTSTAFSGEVSMDSGSLLMSEIVDIPDDSSPSEDSCLLEVGLRNQGERGNRTIGEGGDGGDGGEYISFRGPPSQTPESPLAGGPRARRFLRGGRSNSCSSPSTATNTYRSPVLRHQAMLASSCSQLEAIGGSTSQQQSSITEIRVHPSTPSRQAAAPTSSAPPTSPFSAACEQSGGQGNGPTLLGQPLYLRRRAGKSEKDGEGVRRDCEGLLRLVRSHSEPGLGSSTDTVDFGSGGSKTSTDTGPSSEACLLPRTSLPPAAALPRKGSMKSAATGVQVPSKPPPTSPLRLPKDCHRSLGDLKVTRGLVARFLQRSKRNLSPPSEHAGSTGQGPKRRSGAEGAATNYLPLEQVLLTPWNTSRGHPNHHSHHPHRRGHHHSHSDSRHNRHHSSRVPEGIHLRSCGDLSSSSSVSLRRLVTPHAPHGSSGALYSESAL